A region of Micromonospora sp. WMMD882 DNA encodes the following proteins:
- a CDS encoding alpha/beta fold hydrolase, whose product MSYAEVNGLRLYHASHGSGPPLVLLHGGIGSGEMFAPVLPALTPYRRVVTVDLQAHGRTADVDRPLRHEWLADDVAALLDHLDLPGADLLGFSLGGAVALRTAIQHPARVRRLVCVSVPCRRDGWYPEVRDGMARMGPATAEQARASPTYAHYARVAPRPQDWPVLWTKLGALLRTDYDWSAEVAALTVPTLLAYADADAVRTAHLVEFFGLLGGGRRDAGWDGAGRPAARLAVLPGHTHYDVLGSPALAAAVVGFLTHPARPPT is encoded by the coding sequence GTGAGCTACGCCGAGGTCAACGGGCTGCGCCTGTACCACGCCAGCCACGGCTCCGGGCCGCCGCTGGTGCTGCTGCACGGTGGTATCGGCTCAGGTGAGATGTTCGCGCCGGTGCTGCCGGCGCTCACCCCGTACCGCCGGGTCGTGACGGTGGATCTCCAGGCGCACGGGCGGACGGCGGACGTGGACCGCCCGTTGCGCCACGAGTGGTTGGCCGACGACGTCGCCGCGCTCCTCGACCACCTCGACCTGCCCGGCGCGGATCTGCTGGGCTTCTCGCTCGGCGGGGCGGTGGCGCTGCGTACCGCGATCCAGCATCCCGCGCGGGTGCGCCGGCTGGTCTGCGTCTCCGTGCCGTGCCGCCGGGACGGCTGGTACCCGGAGGTGCGCGACGGCATGGCCCGGATGGGGCCGGCGACCGCCGAGCAGGCGCGGGCCTCCCCGACGTACGCGCACTACGCCCGGGTCGCGCCGCGCCCGCAGGACTGGCCGGTGCTCTGGACGAAGCTGGGCGCGCTGCTGCGCACCGACTACGACTGGTCCGCCGAGGTGGCCGCGCTGACCGTGCCGACCCTGCTCGCGTACGCCGACGCCGACGCGGTGCGGACCGCGCACCTGGTGGAGTTCTTCGGGCTGCTCGGCGGCGGGCGGCGCGACGCCGGCTGGGACGGTGCCGGTCGACCCGCCGCCCGACTGGCCGTGCTGCCCGGCCACACCCACTACGACGTGCTCGGCTCACCGGCCCTGGCGGCGGCCGTGGTCGGTTTCCTCACCCACCCGGCGCGCCCCCCGACCTGA
- a CDS encoding AfsR/SARP family transcriptional regulator, giving the protein MGASVAAADQQPVSSRPTGPGHNVPMVVFAVLGAVRAHDHAGRPLGLKGPRHREVLGRLLAADGSVVTVDQLIDDLWERPPANARGAVRTFVAALRRGLEPERPARSPSRLLVSSGNGAGYALVTDRATVDARRFTDAVTAARDAPPRQVADTLTRALGWWSGPPYAEFPEARWAEAERARLDEARLAAVELRAAAYLDLGRGGEVVGDLRAQVTERPWRERAWWLLALALYRDGRQGEALRVLREARAALTGRLGVDPGADLRALEVDVLRHAPGLRTVPAHGNGPLRDVTTAWYERAVAPGSRAGLRSTVDLLRTLAVTGGPGLVAARQQRLATILAAERTGDAELTARIIGGYDVPAIWSRSDDPGQARQVTDAAERALVRLDPETPDAIRARLLATIAIETRGTGRPRGRQAADEAERIARRLADPGLLLFALNGVFLHTFVRCGSAAGRDALGAEIAEVAARHGLTTYEILGRLILVQSRSAYGDLTAADAHAAAAERLADQHESPLVAVFTGWYRAMRAAVSGAAPGVVADGYRAAAGELPEAGMPGLTHGLLPLALLSARLRPGRPTPPEVDGDFGPYETWVRPLLLLARGDRAGARRLLRDVPDPPPDHLLEAGWCLLGQAGVLAGDRKVVTRARTALTPAAGQLAGAGSGVLTLGPVSRWLRSFDAS; this is encoded by the coding sequence ATGGGGGCCAGCGTGGCCGCCGCCGATCAGCAACCGGTCAGCAGCCGCCCGACCGGGCCGGGACATAATGTCCCGATGGTCGTCTTCGCGGTGCTGGGCGCGGTTCGGGCCCACGACCACGCCGGGCGTCCGCTGGGTCTCAAGGGCCCCCGCCACCGGGAGGTGCTGGGCCGGCTCCTCGCGGCGGACGGCAGCGTCGTCACCGTCGACCAACTGATCGACGACCTGTGGGAGCGGCCCCCCGCGAACGCGCGCGGCGCGGTCCGGACGTTCGTGGCGGCGCTGCGCCGTGGCCTGGAGCCCGAGCGGCCCGCCCGCAGCCCGTCCCGGCTGCTGGTCTCGTCCGGCAACGGCGCCGGCTACGCGCTGGTGACCGACCGCGCGACGGTGGACGCCAGGCGGTTCACCGACGCGGTCACCGCCGCCCGCGACGCGCCGCCCCGGCAGGTCGCCGACACGCTGACCCGGGCCCTGGGCTGGTGGAGCGGCCCCCCGTACGCGGAGTTCCCCGAGGCCCGCTGGGCCGAGGCCGAACGGGCCCGCCTGGACGAGGCGCGCCTGGCGGCGGTCGAGCTGCGCGCCGCGGCGTACCTCGACCTGGGCCGCGGCGGCGAGGTCGTCGGTGACCTCCGGGCCCAGGTGACCGAACGGCCGTGGCGGGAGCGCGCCTGGTGGCTGCTGGCCCTCGCGCTGTACCGCGACGGACGCCAGGGCGAGGCGCTGCGCGTGCTGCGCGAGGCCCGGGCGGCGCTGACCGGTCGACTCGGCGTGGACCCGGGCGCGGACCTGCGCGCCCTCGAGGTCGACGTGTTGCGGCACGCCCCGGGGTTGCGCACCGTGCCGGCGCACGGCAACGGGCCGCTCCGGGACGTGACCACCGCGTGGTACGAGCGCGCCGTCGCCCCCGGCTCCCGCGCCGGGCTGCGCTCGACGGTCGACCTGCTCCGCACGCTCGCGGTCACCGGCGGCCCGGGCCTGGTCGCGGCCCGGCAGCAGCGACTGGCCACGATCCTGGCCGCGGAACGCACCGGCGACGCCGAGCTGACCGCCCGGATCATCGGCGGCTACGACGTACCCGCGATCTGGAGCCGGTCCGACGATCCCGGGCAGGCCCGCCAGGTGACCGACGCGGCCGAGCGCGCCCTGGTCAGGCTCGACCCGGAGACCCCCGACGCGATCCGGGCCCGACTGCTGGCCACCATCGCGATCGAGACCCGGGGGACGGGACGGCCGCGCGGACGGCAGGCCGCCGACGAGGCCGAACGTATCGCCCGCCGGTTGGCGGACCCGGGCCTGCTCCTGTTCGCCCTCAACGGCGTCTTCCTGCACACCTTCGTCCGCTGCGGGTCGGCCGCCGGACGGGACGCCCTCGGCGCGGAGATCGCCGAGGTGGCGGCCCGGCACGGCCTCACCACGTACGAGATCCTGGGCCGGCTGATCCTGGTGCAGTCCCGCTCCGCGTACGGCGACCTCACCGCCGCCGACGCCCATGCCGCCGCCGCGGAACGCCTGGCCGACCAGCACGAGTCACCGCTGGTGGCCGTCTTCACCGGCTGGTACCGGGCGATGCGCGCGGCGGTGTCCGGGGCCGCTCCCGGCGTGGTGGCCGACGGCTACCGGGCCGCGGCCGGTGAGCTGCCGGAGGCCGGCATGCCCGGGTTGACCCACGGGCTGCTCCCGCTGGCGCTGCTGAGCGCCCGCCTGCGGCCCGGGCGGCCGACGCCACCAGAGGTGGACGGCGACTTCGGGCCGTACGAGACCTGGGTTCGTCCGCTGCTGCTCCTCGCCCGGGGTGACCGGGCCGGGGCGCGACGCCTGCTCCGGGACGTCCCCGACCCGCCGCCCGACCACCTGTTGGAAGCCGGATGGTGCCTGCTCGGGCAGGCGGGCGTGCTGGCCGGCGACCGGAAGGTCGTCACCCGGGCCCGGACCGCGCTGACCCCCGCCGCCGGACAACTCGCCGGCGCGGGCAGCGGCGTGCTGACCCTGGGGCCGGTGTCCCGCTGGCTGCGCAGCTTCGACGCCTCCTGA
- a CDS encoding alpha/beta hydrolase: MTTIIDNFRYERVRVADGVDLNVAVGGTGSPVVLLHGFPQTHLMWRHVAADLATDHTVICPDLRGYGDSAKPPAADPTVYAKRTMAADVVTLAAQLGHDRFALAGHDRGALVAFRAGLDHPAAVTHLACLDIVPTLDTWQVLNGVTAAVAFHIFLMAQPPGLPEIMISNSADAFFGHFLDAWGADPVAVPADVRAEYLRACATAVPSIVADFRATAGIDIEHDRADLAAGNRLRMPVTVVQQDWGAQLGYDASAVWRAWAPDLRHHLVTTGHYMAESAPADIARILRELLAR; the protein is encoded by the coding sequence ATGACCACCATCATCGACAACTTCCGGTACGAGCGGGTACGGGTGGCCGACGGCGTGGACCTCAACGTCGCGGTCGGCGGGACCGGCAGCCCCGTCGTGCTGCTGCACGGCTTCCCGCAGACGCACCTCATGTGGCGGCACGTGGCCGCCGACCTCGCCACCGACCACACGGTGATCTGCCCCGACCTGCGCGGCTACGGCGACAGCGCCAAGCCACCCGCGGCCGACCCGACGGTGTACGCGAAGCGGACCATGGCCGCCGACGTCGTCACGCTCGCCGCGCAGCTCGGACACGACCGGTTCGCGCTCGCCGGCCACGACCGGGGCGCGCTGGTCGCGTTCCGGGCCGGCCTGGACCATCCGGCCGCGGTCACCCACCTGGCCTGTCTCGACATCGTGCCCACCCTGGACACCTGGCAGGTGCTCAACGGCGTGACGGCGGCCGTCGCGTTCCACATCTTCCTGATGGCGCAGCCGCCGGGGCTGCCCGAGATCATGATCAGCAACAGCGCGGACGCGTTCTTCGGGCACTTCCTCGACGCCTGGGGCGCCGACCCGGTCGCCGTCCCCGCCGACGTCCGGGCGGAGTACCTACGGGCCTGCGCCACGGCCGTGCCGTCGATCGTGGCGGACTTCCGGGCGACCGCCGGCATCGACATCGAGCACGACCGGGCGGACCTGGCCGCCGGCAACAGGCTGCGGATGCCGGTCACCGTCGTCCAGCAGGACTGGGGCGCCCAACTCGGCTACGACGCGTCGGCGGTCTGGCGGGCCTGGGCGCCGGACCTGCGCCACCACCTCGTCACCACGGGCCACTACATGGCCGAGTCCGCGCCCGCCGACATCGCCCGGATCCTGCGCGAGCTGCTCGCCCGCTGA
- a CDS encoding polysaccharide pyruvyl transferase family protein translates to MDGLTIGVLGSYGGRNLGDEAILTGLLADLRSQQPDAHVVVFSRNPDHTRAHHPGVEAVPWEGVSRVDSAAVFDRLDLLILGGGGILYDREARRYLRVVRVAQERGLPLLTYAVGVGPLTEAVDCEMVRETLTNATEVTVRDEESRVVLEEAGLLAPITVTADPAFLLEPEDFPTQLLREEGVPAGQRLVGMSVREPGRAAERLDVDAYHRLLAQVGDFLVHRIDADVVFVPMERDDIRHSHGVMSHMTAADRGRILHGDYSPRQVLGLMRHFDLAVGMRLHFLIFAAMANRPFLPLPYAGKVFDLAQRLGVPALKGVAREVEGPLLAEVDRLWDERDSRAEAVGRRVVELCEQARGTSRVTRAVLESLHSRSLARVAA, encoded by the coding sequence ATGGACGGGCTGACCATCGGTGTGCTCGGGTCGTACGGCGGACGCAACCTCGGTGACGAGGCCATCCTCACCGGGCTCCTGGCCGACCTGCGAAGTCAGCAGCCCGACGCGCACGTCGTCGTGTTCTCCCGCAACCCGGACCACACCCGTGCCCACCATCCGGGCGTGGAGGCGGTGCCCTGGGAGGGGGTCAGCCGGGTCGACTCGGCCGCTGTCTTCGACCGGTTGGACCTACTCATCCTCGGTGGCGGCGGCATCCTCTACGACCGGGAGGCCCGCCGTTACCTGCGTGTCGTCCGGGTCGCCCAGGAGCGCGGCCTGCCGCTGCTCACGTACGCGGTGGGCGTCGGGCCGCTCACCGAGGCGGTCGACTGCGAGATGGTACGCGAGACGCTGACCAACGCGACCGAGGTGACGGTACGCGACGAGGAGTCCCGGGTGGTCCTGGAAGAGGCGGGACTGCTCGCCCCGATCACGGTCACCGCGGATCCGGCGTTCCTGCTGGAACCGGAGGACTTTCCGACCCAACTCCTCCGCGAGGAGGGCGTGCCGGCCGGTCAACGCCTGGTCGGGATGAGCGTGCGGGAGCCCGGACGGGCCGCCGAACGGCTGGACGTCGACGCGTACCACCGGCTCCTCGCCCAGGTGGGCGACTTCCTGGTGCACCGGATCGACGCCGACGTGGTCTTCGTCCCGATGGAACGTGACGACATCCGGCACTCGCACGGGGTGATGTCGCACATGACCGCCGCCGATCGCGGTCGGATCCTGCACGGCGACTACTCGCCCCGGCAGGTGCTGGGGCTGATGCGCCACTTCGACCTGGCGGTGGGCATGCGGCTGCACTTCCTGATCTTCGCGGCGATGGCGAACCGCCCCTTCCTGCCGCTGCCGTACGCCGGGAAGGTCTTCGACCTGGCCCAGCGGCTCGGGGTGCCGGCCCTCAAGGGGGTGGCGCGCGAGGTGGAGGGGCCGCTGCTGGCCGAGGTGGACCGCCTGTGGGACGAGCGCGACAGCCGCGCCGAGGCGGTCGGACGGCGGGTGGTCGAGCTCTGCGAGCAGGCCCGGGGCACCTCCCGGGTCACCCGTGCGGTCCTGGAGAGCCTGCACTCCCGCAGCCTGGCCCGGGTCGCCGCCTGA
- a CDS encoding DinB family protein, which yields MIARTGDERAVLEAFLDLHRQVVLTKLRGLADADAARRLVPSDTTVAGVVKHLTMVEANWFPRLLAPEPGEEHLTSPQSGQESWTIRADDTVDRLAAGYEAACARSRAVAARFPLDHVVSQPQLDEVNLRWIYVHMIEETARHAGHADILRELTDGQTGAV from the coding sequence GTGATCGCCCGCACCGGCGACGAGCGGGCCGTGCTGGAGGCCTTTCTCGACCTGCACCGTCAGGTGGTGCTCACGAAACTGCGCGGCCTGGCCGACGCCGACGCGGCCCGTCGCCTGGTGCCGTCCGACACCACCGTCGCCGGGGTGGTCAAACACCTGACCATGGTCGAGGCGAACTGGTTCCCCCGGCTGCTCGCGCCCGAGCCCGGCGAGGAGCACCTCACCTCTCCGCAGAGCGGGCAGGAGAGCTGGACGATCCGGGCGGACGACACGGTCGACCGGCTCGCCGCCGGCTACGAGGCCGCCTGCGCCCGCTCCCGGGCGGTCGCGGCCCGGTTCCCGCTGGACCACGTCGTGTCCCAACCGCAGCTCGACGAGGTGAACCTCCGCTGGATCTACGTTCACATGATCGAGGAGACCGCCCGGCACGCCGGTCACGCCGACATCCTGCGCGAGCTGACCGACGGCCAGACCGGCGCAGTCTGA
- a CDS encoding DEAD/DEAH box helicase, which yields MLVVHGVWLVDVGLAVWAESSAAPARPPRRPGRPPRERPHPFAADHATLTATLGPAAEPATAGAVTLVLPTRGGAPLDSPELVRTAAVEPLRGPVTLARWRTPTLTYAPEAALALLRRGVDAVGVPGAGLRHLAAIAEFAGELVARGRVLPVVLDDERATRRADRPSTNHGVAAWHPLLTGVDAGWARALTLALPPSARATGGGDPAAPADRGYGPGEVVADALDALTDAAARVALADLRLPGTGRRDPVAAWLAALTGSRGDFTAAPAALATLRADLDAWQRDAAGSPVRATFRLVEPPADALDRSGDALNRPTDGLDPSGDGPSGDGPPADGPDEGDGGVWRVEFGLQAADEPGLLVAAGAVWRDPTSTAVFGDRLDAPQETLLAELGRASRLWPEVDDALRAATPEALELDTDGAHRFLREGAPVLHAAGFGVLLPGWWQRPAARLGARLTARSRTAPGTVATPGGVGLDALVDYRWEVALGDQPLTADELTALARRKTPLVRLRGQWVELDPKRLAAGLRLLRSGGELTVADLLRLGLADDDGLPVLEVTADGALGDLLSGQAERRLTPLDPPPGFRGALRPYQRRGLAWLVFLQSLGLGGILADDMGLGKTVQLLALLAADPPEAGPTLLVCPMSLVGNWQREAARFTPGLRAHVHHGADRARGERFAEAVHAADLVITTYSVAARDAVALAGVDWHRVVVDEAQAIKNAATRQAEAVRVLPARHRIAVTGTPVENRLADLWSIMQFANPGLLGPAAAFRKAYAEPIERHGDEGAAARLRRMTGPFVLRRLKTDSSIISDLPEKLEMEVLCNLTAEQAALYQAVVDDMLTRIESSAGIERRGLVLATMTRLKQVCNHPAQLLRDGSALPDRSGKLARLEEILDEVLAAGEKALLFTQYAEFGAMLRGHLSARLGREVLFLHGGVGKAGRDEMVTGFQAPGGPSVFVLSLKAGGTGLTLTAANHVVHVDRWWNPAVEDQATDRAFRIGQRRRVQVRKFVCAGTVEEKVAAMISEKRGLAAKVVGSGEQWITELSTGQLRELFALDPGSVVG from the coding sequence GTGCTGGTCGTCCACGGGGTGTGGCTGGTTGACGTCGGGCTCGCCGTCTGGGCGGAGTCCAGCGCCGCGCCGGCCCGGCCACCGCGTCGGCCCGGCCGGCCACCCCGGGAACGGCCCCACCCGTTCGCCGCCGACCACGCCACGCTGACCGCCACCCTCGGCCCGGCCGCCGAACCGGCCACCGCCGGCGCCGTGACGCTCGTCCTGCCCACCCGGGGCGGCGCGCCGCTGGACTCGCCGGAACTCGTGCGGACCGCCGCCGTGGAACCGCTCCGGGGTCCGGTCACCCTGGCCCGCTGGCGGACGCCCACCCTGACGTACGCCCCGGAGGCGGCCCTCGCCCTGCTCCGCCGGGGCGTCGACGCCGTCGGTGTGCCCGGGGCCGGTCTGCGGCACCTCGCGGCGATCGCCGAGTTCGCGGGCGAGCTGGTCGCCCGGGGCCGGGTCCTGCCCGTCGTGCTCGACGACGAGCGGGCGACCCGTCGCGCTGACCGGCCATCCACCAATCACGGCGTCGCCGCCTGGCACCCCCTGCTCACCGGCGTGGACGCCGGCTGGGCACGGGCGCTCACCCTGGCGCTGCCCCCGTCGGCGCGGGCCACCGGAGGCGGCGACCCGGCGGCGCCGGCGGACCGCGGGTACGGTCCGGGCGAGGTGGTCGCCGACGCCCTCGACGCGCTCACCGACGCCGCCGCCCGGGTGGCCCTGGCCGACCTGCGTCTGCCGGGCACCGGTCGCCGTGATCCGGTCGCCGCCTGGCTCGCGGCGTTGACCGGCTCGCGGGGCGATTTCACCGCCGCTCCGGCCGCGCTGGCCACCCTCCGGGCCGACCTGGACGCCTGGCAGCGCGACGCCGCCGGCAGCCCGGTCCGGGCGACCTTCCGCCTGGTCGAGCCACCCGCCGACGCCCTCGACCGCTCCGGTGACGCCCTCAACCGTCCCACCGACGGCCTGGACCCGTCCGGCGACGGTCCGTCCGGCGACGGTCCGCCGGCTGACGGTCCGGATGAGGGGGACGGGGGCGTCTGGCGGGTGGAGTTCGGGCTCCAGGCCGCCGACGAGCCGGGGCTGCTGGTGGCCGCCGGGGCGGTCTGGCGGGACCCGACGAGCACGGCCGTGTTCGGTGACCGGTTGGACGCCCCGCAGGAGACGCTCCTCGCCGAGCTGGGCCGGGCCAGCCGGCTCTGGCCGGAGGTGGACGACGCGCTGCGGGCCGCGACGCCGGAGGCGCTGGAGCTGGACACCGACGGCGCTCACCGGTTCCTCCGCGAGGGCGCTCCGGTGCTGCACGCCGCCGGCTTCGGCGTGCTGCTGCCGGGCTGGTGGCAGCGGCCGGCCGCCCGGCTCGGGGCGCGACTGACCGCCCGCAGCCGGACCGCCCCGGGGACGGTGGCCACCCCGGGCGGGGTCGGCCTGGACGCGCTCGTCGACTACCGGTGGGAGGTGGCGCTCGGCGACCAGCCGTTGACCGCCGACGAGCTGACCGCCCTGGCGCGGCGGAAGACCCCGCTGGTCCGGCTGCGCGGGCAGTGGGTGGAGCTGGATCCGAAGCGGCTCGCCGCCGGTCTGCGACTGCTCCGGTCCGGCGGGGAGTTGACCGTCGCGGACCTGCTGCGCCTCGGTCTCGCCGACGACGACGGGCTGCCGGTGCTGGAGGTGACCGCCGACGGCGCGCTCGGTGACCTGCTCTCCGGGCAGGCCGAGCGGCGGCTCACCCCGTTGGACCCGCCGCCGGGCTTCCGTGGGGCCCTGCGGCCGTACCAGCGGCGCGGGTTGGCCTGGCTGGTGTTCCTCCAGTCGCTCGGGCTGGGCGGGATCCTCGCCGACGACATGGGGCTGGGCAAGACCGTGCAACTGCTCGCCCTGCTCGCCGCCGATCCGCCGGAGGCCGGGCCGACGCTGCTGGTCTGCCCGATGTCGCTGGTCGGCAACTGGCAGCGGGAGGCCGCCCGGTTCACCCCCGGGTTGCGGGCGCACGTGCACCACGGCGCGGACCGGGCGCGCGGCGAGCGGTTCGCCGAGGCCGTCCACGCCGCCGACCTGGTGATCACCACCTATTCGGTGGCGGCCCGGGACGCGGTCGCGCTGGCCGGTGTGGACTGGCACCGGGTGGTGGTCGACGAGGCCCAGGCGATCAAGAACGCGGCCACCCGACAGGCCGAGGCGGTACGCGTGCTGCCCGCCCGGCACCGGATCGCCGTCACCGGCACGCCTGTGGAGAACCGGCTCGCCGACCTGTGGTCGATCATGCAGTTCGCCAATCCGGGGCTGCTCGGCCCGGCGGCGGCCTTCCGCAAGGCGTACGCGGAGCCGATCGAGCGGCACGGCGACGAGGGGGCCGCCGCCCGACTGCGCCGGATGACCGGCCCGTTCGTGCTGCGCCGGCTCAAGACCGACTCCTCGATCATCTCCGACCTGCCGGAGAAGCTGGAGATGGAGGTGCTCTGCAATCTCACCGCCGAGCAGGCCGCGCTCTACCAGGCGGTGGTGGACGACATGCTGACGAGGATCGAGTCCAGTGCCGGAATCGAGCGGCGTGGCCTGGTGCTGGCCACGATGACCAGGCTGAAGCAGGTCTGCAACCATCCGGCCCAGCTCCTGCGGGACGGCTCGGCGCTGCCCGACCGCTCCGGCAAGCTGGCCCGGCTGGAGGAGATCCTGGACGAGGTGCTGGCGGCGGGGGAGAAGGCCCTGCTGTTCACCCAGTACGCCGAGTTCGGCGCGATGCTGCGCGGCCACCTCTCCGCCCGCCTGGGCCGGGAGGTGCTGTTCCTGCACGGCGGGGTGGGCAAGGCGGGACGGGACGAGATGGTTACCGGCTTCCAGGCGCCGGGCGGCCCGTCGGTGTTCGTCCTCTCCCTCAAGGCCGGCGGCACCGGGCTGACCCTGACCGCCGCCAACCACGTGGTGCACGTGGACCGGTGGTGGAACCCGGCGGTCGAGGACCAGGCCACCGACCGGGCGTTCCGGATCGGGCAGCGTCGGCGGGTGCAGGTCCGCAAGTTCGTCTGCGCGGGCACGGTCGAGGAGAAGGTGGCCGCGATGATCAGCGAGAAACGGGGGCTGGCCGCGAAGGTCGTCGGCAGCGGCGAACAGTGGATCACCGAGCTCTCCACCGGTCAGCTCCGTGAGCTGTTCGCCCTCGACCCCGGCTCGGTGGTCGGGTGA
- a CDS encoding SWIM zinc finger family protein, which produces MSATDGGRFADYGRPRRVEGGLRARSARGAIGRSWWSRRFLEVLESFALGTRLTRGRAYARAGQVLDLAVAPGVVSATVQGSRPQPYRVRVGLTAFPDPLWRRLEEDLAAQAFFSARLLAGDLPAELEDLFAAGGAPLFPSGVGDLTQRCSCPDFAVPCKHLAATFYLLAEAFDADPFRLLHWRGRSRADLLDRLRLLRAGNGPASGAGSGPDAAGPWADTDGPPTEAARSSTRVAGPPVDAGKPSDAGKPSDAGKPSDAGKPSDAGTLSDVAGPPAVGAARVLADLPSAPLADLLDRFWLPPVPLPDRPPTLPTGPELLLRQLGPPGSDLGGPGLTERLRRAYQRFAAADQPTDDQLAAD; this is translated from the coding sequence GTGAGCGCCACCGACGGCGGCCGGTTCGCCGACTACGGGCGGCCCCGCCGGGTCGAGGGCGGTCTGCGGGCCCGCAGCGCCCGGGGCGCGATCGGCCGTTCCTGGTGGTCCCGCCGGTTCCTGGAGGTGCTGGAGTCCTTCGCGCTGGGCACCCGGCTGACCCGGGGCCGCGCGTACGCGCGTGCGGGGCAGGTGCTCGACCTGGCCGTCGCGCCGGGCGTGGTGAGCGCCACCGTGCAGGGCTCCCGTCCGCAGCCGTACCGGGTGCGGGTCGGGTTGACCGCCTTTCCCGATCCGCTCTGGCGGCGGCTGGAGGAGGACCTGGCAGCGCAGGCGTTCTTCAGCGCCCGGCTGCTCGCCGGTGACCTGCCCGCCGAGCTGGAGGACCTGTTCGCCGCCGGCGGCGCGCCGCTGTTCCCGTCCGGCGTGGGCGATCTGACGCAGCGCTGTTCGTGCCCGGACTTCGCGGTGCCGTGTAAACATCTGGCGGCGACCTTCTACCTGCTCGCCGAGGCGTTCGACGCCGACCCGTTCCGGCTGCTGCACTGGCGGGGCCGCAGCCGCGCCGACCTGCTCGACCGGCTCCGCCTGCTCCGCGCCGGCAACGGCCCGGCGTCGGGCGCCGGGTCCGGACCGGACGCCGCCGGACCGTGGGCGGACACCGACGGACCGCCGACGGAGGCCGCGCGGTCGTCGACGCGCGTCGCCGGACCGCCGGTGGACGCAGGAAAGCCGTCGGACGCAGGAAAGCCGTCGGACGCCGGAAAGCCGTCGGACGCCGGAAAGCCGTCGGACGCCGGAACGCTGTCGGACGTCGCCGGGCCACCGGCGGTGGGCGCGGCCCGGGTGCTGGCCGACCTGCCGTCCGCGCCACTGGCCGACCTGCTGGACCGGTTCTGGCTGCCACCGGTGCCGTTGCCGGACCGGCCACCGACCCTGCCCACCGGTCCGGAGCTGCTGCTACGGCAACTCGGGCCGCCCGGCAGCGATCTCGGCGGGCCGGGCCTGACCGAACGGCTGCGCCGGGCCTACCAGCGTTTCGCCGCCGCCGACCAGCCCACTGACGACCAGCTCGCCGCCGACTGA
- a CDS encoding DUF3040 domain-containing protein produces the protein MLSKEDQRRFEQITRRLRESDPEFFARLDQRAQARRGRYLMLLTVVLWASLPAATVLAGRLAGAVCAVVLLVNSGLMWRYRRRWL, from the coding sequence ATGCTCAGCAAAGAGGATCAGCGCAGGTTCGAACAGATCACCAGGCGTCTCCGGGAGAGCGATCCGGAGTTCTTCGCCCGGCTCGACCAGCGGGCACAGGCCCGTCGCGGCCGTTACCTGATGCTGCTGACGGTTGTGCTGTGGGCCTCGCTGCCGGCCGCGACCGTGCTCGCCGGACGGTTGGCCGGCGCGGTCTGCGCCGTGGTGCTCCTGGTCAACTCAGGGCTCATGTGGCGTTACCGACGCCGATGGCTCTGA